A single window of Pseudarthrobacter psychrotolerans DNA harbors:
- the purU gene encoding formyltetrahydrofolate deformylase encodes MTAIQTETSLPQPVTTVEHVLTLDCAEQPGIVHAVSGFLLEHGCDIVDSKQFGERSEAHFFMRVHFASDGDASTADALRTAFGPVAARFGMSWRLERHGAKRRVLIMVSKFGHCLNDLLFRARTGELPVEIAAVVSNHTDHQGLVEWHGIPFFHVPVTAATKPAAEARMLELVDEFDVELVVLARYMQVLSDDLTRQLDGRAINIHHSFLPSFKGAKPYHQAYARGVKTVGATAHYVNAELDEGPIISQQTVEVDHTYGPEDLVAAGRDTECKALSNAVRWHCEGRVILQGNRTVVLR; translated from the coding sequence ATGACTGCCATCCAGACTGAAACTTCCCTCCCCCAGCCCGTCACCACCGTGGAACACGTCCTGACTTTGGATTGCGCGGAGCAGCCCGGGATTGTCCACGCCGTCTCCGGCTTCCTGCTGGAGCACGGCTGCGACATCGTGGACAGCAAGCAGTTCGGCGAACGGTCGGAGGCGCACTTTTTTATGCGGGTGCACTTCGCGTCCGACGGCGATGCCTCCACCGCGGACGCGTTGCGTACCGCTTTTGGCCCGGTGGCGGCACGCTTCGGGATGAGTTGGCGGCTGGAGCGGCACGGCGCCAAGCGCCGCGTGCTGATCATGGTGTCCAAGTTCGGCCACTGCCTCAACGACCTGCTCTTCCGTGCCAGGACCGGCGAGCTTCCGGTGGAGATCGCGGCAGTGGTGTCCAACCACACGGACCACCAGGGGCTGGTGGAATGGCACGGCATCCCGTTCTTCCACGTGCCGGTCACCGCCGCCACGAAGCCGGCCGCTGAGGCCCGGATGCTGGAACTCGTGGACGAATTCGACGTGGAACTGGTGGTGCTGGCGCGCTACATGCAGGTGCTCAGCGACGACCTCACCCGCCAGCTGGACGGGCGGGCCATCAACATCCACCACTCGTTCCTGCCCAGCTTCAAGGGCGCCAAACCTTACCACCAGGCCTACGCGCGCGGCGTGAAGACCGTAGGCGCCACTGCTCATTATGTAAATGCCGAACTCGACGAAGGGCCGATCATCTCGCAGCAGACGGTGGAAGTGGACCACACCTACGGCCCGGAGGACCTGGTTGCCGCCGGCCGGGACACCGAGTGCAAGGCGCTCAGCAACGCCGTGCGCTGGCACTGCGAAGGCCGGGTGATCCTGCAGGGCAACAGGACGGTAGTGCTCCGCTAA
- a CDS encoding DUF559 domain-containing protein translates to MPAAAALACRFHRASSEQAAFTAAGPPEGRVGHTVLALDNEIELIDGIRMSTRSRTWLDLAPTLPLKELVSMGDELIRIPRVDFEGRTQPYETIAGLRMLAGRHPNLQGIVRAREALDLMRVGADSAPESLLRLAIADAGLPEPELQVPLRAGDARSPSADLGYRHRRLAIQYDGGHHLGDAQILSDRRRDKAFESAGWTVLVFDKSDLADDFQQAVVKIKKGLREGWLDHPQGSGFASH, encoded by the coding sequence GTGCCAGCTGCTGCCGCCCTGGCTTGCCGATTCCACAGAGCTTCATCTGAGCAAGCCGCGTTCACTGCCGCCGGTCCGCCGGAAGGGCGTGTTGGCCACACCGTCCTGGCGCTGGACAACGAGATCGAACTGATCGACGGCATCCGCATGAGCACACGGTCCCGGACTTGGCTCGATTTGGCACCAACCCTGCCCCTCAAGGAACTGGTGAGCATGGGTGATGAACTGATCCGCATCCCGCGGGTGGATTTCGAGGGACGGACGCAGCCCTACGAGACGATAGCGGGGCTGCGCATGCTGGCGGGCCGCCACCCGAATCTCCAAGGCATCGTCCGGGCCCGTGAAGCATTGGATCTGATGCGTGTGGGTGCCGATTCCGCCCCCGAGTCGCTGCTTCGGTTGGCCATCGCCGACGCCGGGCTGCCCGAGCCCGAACTCCAGGTGCCATTGCGCGCCGGAGACGCGCGATCGCCGTCGGCCGATCTCGGCTACCGTCACCGCCGGCTCGCAATACAGTACGACGGCGGACATCACCTTGGTGACGCACAGATCCTCAGCGACAGGAGACGGGATAAGGCGTTCGAGTCAGCCGGCTGGACGGTCCTGGTTTTCGATAAGAGCGATCTTGCCGACGATTTTCAGCAAGCGGTCGTGAAGATCAAGAAGGGGCTCCGCGAGGGCTGGCTTGACCACCCGCAAGGGTCGGGCTTTGCCAGCCACTAA